The sequence atttgacaGTTGAAATTTGCTGGTAAGGCTATtttcttataattatttttaaacacaagAAATTAAAGCACTGTTCAAAATATGACTTGCCATAAAGAGGTGGTCTGCCAAAATGAAAATACTTCATATTAAGTTAGCATATAACCAAAACACAAGTTTCATTGTCCCTGCCACATTAAaacatataaattacatttcagatgTTTCCCTTCTAGGCTCTCTCCATCCAAATGTCTAAACATCCCTCTTGCTTTCGGCTTGCTGGTGTTCTGCTCTCTGATTGGACGGAGACCAGTCTCTGATTGGAGACAGGACCGGAGAAATCATCTCAGATACTGTGCGTCACAAACTAGACCTCAAAAATCTGACATCAACACTCAAAACCTTTactttacacaaaaataaataactaaatactcCAGAAACCTGTCTCCATACATAGACCAGgccacttttacattttattgatgaTTCCATGCACGTTATTTTCCCTTCTGGTTAAATGCCAGACTTCTTTAATCATTTAGTCACCTTAAACTCTGCCCCTTTCTTACAATCAACTGCAAActtgcattcagatctgcctccattcaGTCAACAACCATTGATTGGAACCAAGTCCCGATcctataattgtattttatttttttgatgatctTTCACTGATATTATGTCACACTACAGAAGAAAAGCTACTTCCGTTAGTTTTGATCTACAGGGTTCCCACACCTAGATTAACTTCAAATTCAAGGACCTTTCAAGGACTTTCCAGGTCTAATACCCACAAATTCAAGGACTTAATGTGGGGACACATTTCAAGTGAGAGCGATGTTACATCGTATTATCTTGTAAGATACATCGTTACAGGTATCATGTGTCAAACACAACTctgcaaaaatgctttttttccaaATAATTTATGGCCATATGACAGAAATTTGatatttgttgtatttctgttttgcataaaactgaagaatattcGGTACATCCTATACTGTATTCTAAAATGATCAGATATCAACTTAAGCATGGATTTTATTGAAAACCGTTATGCAAGTCACCGTTATGCATATTGATCATAAGCTAAAAAGCTTCCTACCAGTGGCCCtccttcacaaaacttaacatctAGCACAGTTTTATTAGGGTTGTTAGGGCGTTGCTATGTCCTGTAATTGCTAAGGGGTTCAGAGtgatttttagcatgttgctaggtggttgctcaCTTGCACAAGTAAAAAATGTAACACGGCTGAATCCCAGGTTTGGGTTTTCATTAAAATCCCTAACTGTTAATATAAGATATAGGATTTGTAACGTGAGCATTAGCAATCTAAGAACAACTATTGCAATCTCTCTTTTCCCTTCTCTCCAGATGATCAGACTACCATATTGTGGACACTAAGGTCCAGACGGGTTCACAGTGAAAATGATGCAGCAAAACCCTGCCAGACTGGGAGCTGTAACAGGAAATGCCACATACAATTCCTTCTGGAGCAGCTTACTTGGTATGAGTGTGTAAGAAAGACAGATGTTGTTAACTGACAGAGTTCATAGCCCAAAAACCACAATCTGGATTTACACAGAGAATGCAGACATAAACTGCTTTTGGAACTGTCCTCTTTGCTTTCTGTCCTGCTACAATTTCACGAAAAGTCCAAAAATGGTACATGAATATGCCATTAAATATCTctctgtattattatatattttatctgaAACTCTGTTTGCCTTTTTTCAGTCTGGGTCATGGAGGGAGGAGGGTACAGCTGTGTATTGATAACAGTGGACTGCTGCAGAAAGTTAACCgaagaaacacacacaatgaattaataaaacaagTGTCACAGTAATAATGtagtatattttaatttcagttttacagCCGTGACAGACATGACACACTCTAACAGTGTTGCTGTATATTTGTATTACAGTACTAATGATGTTCCAGTGTATGCatttggctggttagctttacctACATCACTTGCTTGGCAtttaaccagtttttttttttttttttataaccctgGAAAATTGCTGGATAGTCACTATGTTTGTGACATTACATAATACTGTTAAGGGAAACCTGCCGTTTTCAGAAAACTGtatattctgtcatttactcaatctaaagtattttaaaagatttaagaATATTTTGCTTTCGTGAAACACAAAGGGAAAAGTTTAGCTCTTTGAAAtaagcaaaatgaaaatgaataatgaGTATGACTGTCGAACCATTATTTAAAGTTAGAACCATCTTAAATATGGGTCTGTACTTTATACAAAGATATTGTATGACATTTAAAGACTTCAAGTGCGAGTCGTAAGGATTATTTGTATGATATTTTTCGTTTTTTGCCCTTGACAGCCGCTGGTCACCctctgtgtttattttgtataacATGAACATTCTTCACAACCTCTTCTTCTGTGTTCCACGgaaggaagaaagtcatacacctTTGGGAaagtgcatatatatttttttaactactcTTGTAAAGAGTTTCTAATAAAgttctctttaaaataaatgtttgtaacaattatttttattgtctcaCTTTTAACAGTGGCCATTTGAATCACTGGCACATAGCTGGATGTCAAGTTCATATGAATTCATATAAATTGTCATATGAATAACTCTTGCTGCAATTGAATCCTTTGCCCTCTGTTGGCTTCATACGAAAGACACTTTCTTTCAAAAGAAAGTCTTAAAAATCACATACTTTGGCTCACCACATACttaaatatcttatttatttCTCTTCAGAAAACCAACATGCAGACATACTATTTGCAGGCGTTACGTTCACTTACAGGGGAGTGTTATTatgtgtgtaaagtgtgtttgtCACTGTGTATATAAGTGCCTTACAGtataatcagtgtgtgtgtgtgtatgtatgggtGCGTTTTAGTTTTTCTCAGGAAGACCAGCTGTCTGATTCTTGTTCCGGTTCGGCATGTTTAACGGTTGGCGGATGTTGACCCGATCTTTCTCCGCCTCCAGATCTTCATCATATggttcctcttcttcctcagccTCACTGTGATGAGGAGACGAGTGAAGCGAGTGGGCAGGAGATGGGGGAACTGAGGCGGGCCGCGGGTAACGGAAGCCTGTGGCCTGAATTATGAAAATAGAAGAATAAATGTCAACAAATATACACTTTCTAGAGCTGTCAGAGATTCTCATCCTTGTGACTTCAAGGCCCCACATTGTCCACAACAAGATAGAGAGGCCCAAGGACTTGTCCAggtgttttttttactctcaaaatatttttaattcacattTCCTATCTGGTAAATTAATtagcaaaatgtatattataaatgtaaatatattcaaattaccATGTAAATCGAGCCTTAAGTAATGTACATGACTATTCCATGACTAAAAATCTAATTCTTTTAAATCTCATATATTGAGGTTTTTCCATTGAGGAGGTGAATTAAAACAATATATGtcttgatttatatatattttttttagcatgttaACTGTTGTTTTgtctaatttgaaatatttttaagtcATCTTGAGGCCCCCTTTGAGGTCTGATGAGGACCCTGGTTGAGAATCACTTTTCTAGAGAACTAAACTTCaggtttttattcaaataaaactaaaacactcAATTTCAATAGCTTGCTTCATCATTTTAACTTACGGAAGTGGGTTCTTGAGGTTCATAGATGTAGGTGTCCGGGAAAGCTTTCGCTAAAGCCATATGGCGGGCAGAAACATAATACTAAGAAACAGAAACATGCTATATTAGTTCATGAACAATAAGCTGCACGCTTTGGTTTGATGCACATGAACTTAATTGTGGCTGACAGTCCCGGATGATAATTcactgtgcatttgtgtgtgtgtgtgtgtgtgtgtgtgtgtgtgtgtgtgtgtgtgagatctgaCCCTGCCCAAATATCTCCAATCTAGCAAGTCACTGAGGCGCTCTGTTCGGTTCCTCTGAATGATCCTCTGCCTGCGGCTCTGCTGACAGAACTGAAACAGGAAGGAGGTCAGCTGATGGCAGGACTCATCCACCCCACGGTACCGCCGATCCAGAATATAGATACCTGAAAGAGAGGGAATTTACAACAATGTGCATTACacataatgaaatgaaataaatctgATTTGAACAAAAATGAGAGAATCTTGCAGGTAATGTTCAAATTTTCCATCATATATGTACAACTCTCACCGTAAGCTGATGGGTCGGCAATGTGCTCCTCCATGAAACAGCCAAACCCAGACAAGTTAGTGGAGACTGATGGGATGCCCATCACTGTACACTCAGCTGagaaaaagacattaataatacattattaatacatAATTTGTACATTATTCTTCAAAAGTTCAGGGTCAGTATTCTTTCTTTGcacgtttttgaaaaaagtctcttctgctcaccaaacagcatttattttatatataaaaaactaactaaataaataaataaaattgagactttattatggtttaaaatttcacatgatccttcagctcaagaaacatttattattattatcatcaatgttgaatacggttgtgctgcctaatattttttgctgcttttttatatttttgtggaaactgagataAAAAGATTTTCAgagttctttgatgaatataataaaaaaatatataaaaatgtatttactgccacttttgataaatgtaatgcattcattCTGAAGAAAAAATATTGCTTGTTACTATAAcagaatatattatttattggttATGTACTAAAATTGTTTTCAATATTACTGGCCAAAGTTTTGAATGGATCATGCATGTACATAAATATGAACACGGCACACTGGTAGTGTGTGCAGTTTTACCTGGTGTGTATCCCCAGGGCTCATAGTAGGATGGAAATACTCCAAGATGGCAGCCTCTCACAAACTCCTCATAGTCCATTGGCAGGAGAGGAGAAGTTGAGGAGAGAAACTCTGGATGGAAGATCACCTAGTGAAGAACATGAGGCATTAAAGTGGAGTCAGTGGTTATTCTACATAAAGAATTAGCGCACTTTTATTTACATCATCCATTTTGGTATAGTTATCtgagtgtgtgcgtgcatgtacATACCTTGACTCTGTCCTGAGCACTGTTAAAGAGGCCGATACGGCGGATGCAGTTGAGGATGGGGTCACTGCTGTCCTCCAGCATGTTGTGAGAGCAGATGGGGGGCAGGCACTGGCGCTGGGTGGCGAAGATGGCACGTTTCATCATGGTGAAGTCCTCTTTATCTAACATCTTAGACACATCAGGCAGCTGCCCTCTAAGAACAATACAGCAAGCAATGTCACTCCTCAGAAGAGATTCTTACGTTTTCTGAAAACAGTTCTACACAAAAATCCAACTCACACTAAAAGTGATTCGTAGAGTTTCTTCCCAAAGTGCTCCTTCACAGTATGTGCAGTGTCCCTGGAAATACAACAAAGATGCAATTTCACAACAAAATTCATTTACTTCTTCAACAGTCTCTGTGTCAAAGTAAACATTTGGAGAATAAAAcagttttacaatacaaatatattccTTTCTACATCCATCACTGCAGATTGGCAACAGAAAAAAGGCAAATATGTTAGGATGCTCTAGTCTAGaccattgttattatttttaagtacaactaaaatgattaaaaattgttttcattagtttcattaaaaaaagctgaaatacataaaatataaatataacattttagcaAATATAACATAGCTTTTTAGACAACTTGGTTGTTTCTATTAAGTCGGTTGAGCTAAACGGAGACATTCACGTTAGCAGTCTTCACAGTGCAGTTACCAGAGCTGTTTCCGTACGGCTTGGCCCTTCAGGGTCTCCACGTTGAAGTTGTTGGTACGAGCAGGCATGATGAAGAACGCTATTATGGTCACTTCACTGTGATTCACCTGGACATACAAGAATACAGTTTCAAATCAAGctcaaatttaatttttatatatttgtgttggAATGGACATGAGCCCTAAAACACAAATACTTACCCTCAACAGGTAATTAAGTCTAGCCAATGCTTCAAGAAAAATATCAGCTCCTTTGTTTGAGAATTCATAGCGTCCAGCAATGAAGAGAAACACTGTCTTGTCAAGGTTAAAATCTAAATGCCTGCACACAAACCAGTAAGAGAAAACATGTATGGCAAAGTATATTGCTTCCGGACACATGAATATGATTGTGTGTCTTATGAGCTCGGACCCGTAGAAATGGCCTCTGACAAACTCCTGGATGCGTGCTTTACTCTGAGCGTGGAGGTTCTGGAACTCGTGCATGGCTGAGAACTTCTTCACATTCAGGCCATTTGGAGTCACGATATCTGACAGAGAAAGAAGAACGTGGATGTCTTGGCAAACAGACCAAATAGGGTCAAAAAGCAGCAGCTTCCTGGCCAAAGTCCAATTCTGAACTAAATCAGGAAGCATCCACAGAAATGAAATGAGCCCAGAATCCTTTTCTAATAACAGTTCTGCACATGATGACATCTTAAATTATGTAATCTGACTGTTTCACGACTGCTTTTTGCTGCCTTTAGGATGTAGTGTTACAATCTGTTGAGGAAACAGTACAGATAGAAACTTAAGTCACCTGGTTTCCGCTTTAGTAAGTGCTCTGCTTCAATGGCGGTGATCTGAGAGACAGTGGTGAAGACGTGTGCACAGCGGGCGGCTGCACGCTCCAGACAGTACCGATGATAGATCTGCCTGTCACCGGCCTCTTTATCCACATTGAACTACACATGGAGAAAAAAACGACAGACACTTCAGGAAGCTCTCTTTAAATTAATTCCATGAACTTTTCTCTTTCGCTCTATGCGTTTATCCATTTAGAGCATCATCTTGGTGTCAAATCTTCATGTGCTAAAAAATAgggaacattttctaaataaatgtgattctATGGAGCTATGAGGAGCAGGTTATAATAAACAGCATAAATGGAGGACGTATCATTTattcacaaaaacacattctCTCGCACAAACCTCAGAGAGTTTGTTGTAGAAGTCCACGTTCCCGGCACACAGGTAGCGGCCGAGGAGCGTGGCGTGTGTGGTGAAGATGGTTGCTACAGGTAACTGGCGCTGCCTGCATAAGACGAGTCCTAAACCCGCCAGCCACTCGTGAAAATGTGCTACGATGTGAGGAGTTTCGTCACACTGAGCTGcaaactgaaacacacacattcaaattaTAGTTAATGAGAATTAAAAGTGCTGTTTGTAGGTTTTTGattctactaaagcataaaaatcccataatatgtttgcatatatttaagaaacatgttaacatacttgtttatctgaaaaacaatgttacagtcagttattctcctttgaaaatgtgagTTCCGGGCCAGAATAtcggtctctgttttggtttatgaaacccgcccactgccagtttacttAATTGTATTTCGTCACCCCAGGTTGCCAGTTGATGGAAAACACAGTGTATTTTATGTCATTCATCGTCAAGTGCACTCGTTCCTGTTGGTTTCACATCAATCTGGCAACCAGCGAGtgcatcaagtctgaggaggaggggttGGGTGAtcaaaaccctctccaatattttgaatttggactgcaatacctagttcaaccactcggtgtcaatcctacatacaccACCTTTAAtaacattctgtgtgtgtgtgtgtgtgttaggggggggtgggggggggtcgGGTTCTGTCCTGAATAACCAAAAACAGGAAATAGGTATAAGTACATAGTTATTTAATAGAGAGTAAATAGCTAATTATAACCCATACCTGTTGTTATAGttatctaaaattaaaactattaaaaaaaattgtaaagtaaaataaagttaagataaaacataaatattaaatgagaagtgtaaacttacaaaaaaaaaaaaactgacagagCAACTAACTGAAACAAATAACTTTGATGTTAAAGTAACTAAAATTACCACAACTTAAcctcaattaaaaataaattaaagcttcatagaaatataaaaatatatataataacagaatgacataaaattattaaaacttaaattaaaattaagatggaactgaaaaaacaaaaataaaatgaagagttCACAATATTAAGagtaatactaaaacaacactgcacACCTCTCCCAGTAGCCATGCAGTGAGGAAGCCAAAGAGAACAGCATCGTTAGCTTCTCTGTCGAACCAGGGAACACCAATACTGCAATTCTCCCACAATTCACTCTTCCAGCGGTCCAGAGACCAGGCTGTGAAGGCCACATCGAGCAGAATCACATATGGAGATCCTTCAATCAGCCATCGACCAAAATATACCTAGAGTAGAAGGGAAAGGAAAGCAGGAAATTGAGACTTTGTCACTTTGCTAGACATTAAAAATTATACCATTCAACAGAAATAGTACTCTGATAACCAAG comes from Carassius auratus strain Wakin chromosome 3, ASM336829v1, whole genome shotgun sequence and encodes:
- the LOC113043441 gene encoding glycogen [starch] synthase, muscle-like, producing the protein MPLARSLSVTSLSGLEDWDEEFDREDAVLFEIAWEVANKVGGIYTVIQTKARLTCEEWGENYFLVGPYMESSVRTQVELIEPCNATLRRTIDKMNSSGCKVYFGRWLIEGSPYVILLDVAFTAWSLDRWKSELWENCSIGVPWFDREANDAVLFGFLTAWLLGEFAAQCDETPHIVAHFHEWLAGLGLVLCRQRQLPVATIFTTHATLLGRYLCAGNVDFYNKLSEFNVDKEAGDRQIYHRYCLERAAARCAHVFTTVSQITAIEAEHLLKRKPDIVTPNGLNVKKFSAMHEFQNLHAQSKARIQEFVRGHFYGHLDFNLDKTVFLFIAGRYEFSNKGADIFLEALARLNYLLRVNHSEVTIIAFFIMPARTNNFNVETLKGQAVRKQLWDTAHTVKEHFGKKLYESLLVGQLPDVSKMLDKEDFTMMKRAIFATQRQCLPPICSHNMLEDSSDPILNCIRRIGLFNSAQDRVKVIFHPEFLSSTSPLLPMDYEEFVRGCHLGVFPSYYEPWGYTPAECTVMGIPSVSTNLSGFGCFMEEHIADPSAYGIYILDRRYRGVDESCHQLTSFLFQFCQQSRRQRIIQRNRTERLSDLLDWRYLGRYYVSARHMALAKAFPDTYIYEPQEPTSATGFRYPRPASVPPSPAHSLHSSPHHSEAEEEEEPYDEDLEAEKDRVNIRQPLNMPNRNKNQTAGLPEKN